In Salvelinus namaycush isolate Seneca chromosome 16, SaNama_1.0, whole genome shotgun sequence, the sequence GCAGCAGCTGCAGTCCAGTTCTACGTTGCAGTTGCACCAGCCACTGCCCCGCTCCTGCTCCCTGGACGCGTTGAGGTATTTGAACGAGGGGAAACAGCGGCTTACAGCTCTCTCACATGTGTCTGGCACCATGACTACGATGTCATAGAACCGGCAGTAAAGGCAGGCCAGCAGAATGGCAGCACAATCATCTGGGGACAGGGAGAGAAATATTAAATCAGTGAAACAGTTGCTACCACACGGCAGGCGGTACCGGATCgttaagtctaggtccaaaaggctccttggcagcttctacacccaagccataagactgctgaacaattaatcaaatggccacctggactatttacattgaccccccccccaatttgtttttacactgcatctactcgctgtttattacctatgcatagtcactttacccctacctactttACTGTGACTAACCTGTactcctccacattgactcagtaccggtaccccctgtatatagcctcgttattgttattttatcgtgttaatttttattttatactttagtttatttagtaaacattttctaaatactatttcttgaactgcgttgTGGGTTAAGtgcttgtatgtaagcatttcacagtaaggtcctgttgtattcggcgcatgtgacaaatacaatttgatttgatgttacaTCACCCTAGAGGAAGGCTGCAGATGTAAGTACTAGTAGAGCCCAAATGTTTTTATGACTATACAGATGATACTGCATTATCAACAATGGTTGTTATATTTCTGGCTTTTCAACTTGTCAGACTTGAAATCGTTACGATAATTGAATTACACTCTAGACAAAATCCACCATTGAAGCTTAGTTTCCAGAAAGGAGGAGCAACAATACCCCCGGCGTCAGGCTGATGGGATTCGAAGGAGGAGAAGCGGTCGCTACTGTTGTTGATGTGCTTGTTGGAACACAGTGAGAAACTGGATCCGCCCCACTCCCGGCCTCCCATGGGATCCTGAGAGCTGAGGTCAGTATCTACCTTGTCTGGTTCGTGCTCTGAGATGGTGCTCAGCCTCCGCACTCCACTCACCACAACCGTGTTGCTGCTCATCACCCCAGAATTTGTAGGCCGAGACACGTCTCCTTtaaatacagtatagtacataaaGTCAATACCTCATCTTCATGATTCCCTACAAATATAGCTCCAAAAACCTTAGGTCACTCTGAAATTAGGGGACTCATAAATCTGAGCAACCAGGTGAGTAAACATGTTAagtgaatgtatttggctactgTAGGCCAATATTGTAGATGCGGATATGTAGCTGTAACACCCCGGCATGTGTGCTGATCAGTAGAGATACTTGGCAACATTATCAAAACATATGTTAATTATTCAACATGTCTCTCAGAGGCGAGACTCACAAAGCAGGGCGTGTATACAGGCTGAAAGTCCCAGTTTAATGAGGGGAAACTATTGATTTTTAGCTTTTATTGGGATCCACTTTCCTCCCTTGAACATGACCATAAGGAAATGTACAGATAGACCTTTAAATAATACAAGTCTGCAGCATTCAAGGTAGAATGGGACCGCGTTTTCTTAGCTTTAGCACTCTGGCAATttggatatacactgagtgtacaaaacattaggaacaccttcctaatattgagttgcacccacttttgtcctcagaacagcctcaattcgtcaggggcatggactctacaaggtgtcgaaagcgttccacagggatgctggcccatattgaccccaatgcttcccacagttgtatcaagttggctggatgtcctttgggtggtcgaccattcttgatacacagtctttcggatgggaccgtctttcggatgggacggtAAACGGGTGTCCtaactctctgtggtcactaaagatcccatggcacttatcgtaagagtaggggtgttaaccccggtgtcctggctaaattcccaatctggccctcataccatcatggccacctcaTCATCCGCAGTTTactattggctcattcatccccctcctcttccctgtaactattccccatgtCATTggtgtaaatgagaatgtgttctcagtcaacttacctggtaaaataagggttagaaaaaaatatatataataaaataaaaatataaaaacacaggaaactgttgagcgtgaaaaacccagcagcggtgcagttcttgacacactcaaaccggtgcacttggcacctactaacataccccgttcaaaggcacttaaatcttttttcttgcccattcactctctaaatggcacacatacacaattcatgtctcaattgtctcaagatcATTCTTTAACCTCCTTCGGATtcacccttcatctacactgactgaagtggatttaatagggattatagctttcacctgatttcacctggtcaatctatgtcatgtaaagagcaggtgttcctaatgttttatacactcagtgtattccACTCTATGATACCTGGCACTACCATTACCCGGTAAATACAAAGATGACCCTCACCAGACAAATAGATCTTTAAAACCTCTGCTCTTTTTCTATACACAAGCTTTCACAAATAGATTAGTCAGCccataaacaaaaacaaatgttgaAACGACTTACCCTCCAGAAAAGGACTCTGGTCCCTTCCCGTCTTGACATGATCTGGTTCATTTTTAGAGGTCCTTGGTTGTGTGGTCATCTGAAGAGTTTAATAAAATTACCACATGCCTATGCAACCTAATGATATAACTTATACGCCTAAATAATATTTGCTAATCATATTCCATTCCTTACACGTATGCATAATAGTGGTAAGATAATACTTATTCTAAATTATAAACTTTACCTGAAACAAACTTCTGGAAGGCCGACAAAAAATGTATTTCCCTTTGTTCACAAATAGAAAGAACCATCCAATACTTGTAAAGCCTCTGGACCCTCCTGTGTGGATGGAGCACAGCTTGCATTTCAGTGCTCTGTAAACTTGCAGGACAAGACACACCCCATATTGATCCGGGCCATAGCCAATCAGGCAGCGCAAAAACGTTTGACAGGATGATCTTTGGTCAAGTATAATCATATTTTATCACTCCAACGACCTCAGTCTAGTGAGCCAGATAGCATTATACCATGATAGCCTACATAGATGCCATTTATAGGATACCCATCTCTGTGCAGTGTTTACACATACAGGCTGGTTGATGATATGGTCTGAACTGAATGAGGCGAGTACATTCAGTTATTCaattataaaaaatattccaGATATAGAGCAAAGGGCATGTGTATATAGATTTTGTGTAGGCCTGTCTCACACTTGAATCTTATCTTTGTGCCAGACCAGGTTCAAACACCCTTCAGATTCATTTCTCTGGTTGTATCTGTATTTTTACTTCTAGGGTTATTATTGCTTGGATAACCTTATTACTATTATGTATTGATTTGTCTTTATGCGGTGCAGACTGTACGCTGAAAGAATTAtaatactgtttgtttgtgtCAATTAATCCAGTAAGGGATGGGTTTCCAACTGGCAAATTCATTCATTTATACAGTAGATGCTTCTCCTGACAGAGTTGGCTTCTTCTTCACATTGCCTGTCATCCATTAGATATACACATATTGACCACTGAAGTATGGCCATTACCACACTGTTAAAACAAACTCAGGTCATAACTCAAACCTGCACATGCATACTACAAACTGTatattcaccacacacacactttatataCAGCTTTTATTACAGACAGCTTTTAGTGCACAAATCTGGC encodes:
- the LOC120061566 gene encoding myoD family inhibitor domain-containing protein 2-like produces the protein MSSNTVVVSGVRRLSTISEHEPDKVDTDLSSQDPMGGREWGGSSFSLCSNKHINNSSDRFSSFESHQPDAGDDCAAILLACLYCRFYDIVVMVPDTCERAVSRCFPSFKYLNASREQERGSGWCNCNVELDCSCCNSCQEGAELLELAMEISEVCYR